From the genome of Pelmatolapia mariae isolate MD_Pm_ZW linkage group LG12, Pm_UMD_F_2, whole genome shotgun sequence, one region includes:
- the adamts12 gene encoding A disintegrin and metalloproteinase with thrombospondin motifs 12, translated as MPCSQECTVLFLLHFVLSLAAGHEGLSVSGSLLSFFAEQGHLSESELSIVHPVKTGADGGFISHSLSHHFNGGRIRRDLQSHSQEKQVYYKVIFKGKTLMFNLTANNHLVSNDYIVESRNGSANRTEHRLSDGNSCHLLGTVEASDVRGTAAISTCSGLRGFFALAEGHYFIEPVQKSSDDPAGSREPHIIYARVSTQSQRKKRSPESKKTPNPCGVRDAPTDSIQVEMEREEWEREHRRGEDQGQSRSRRSVSRERWVETMVVADSKLIQYHGSDNVESYIFTIMNMVAGIFHDASIGNAIHVILVRLILLHGEEKGLKIVHHADTTLASFCAWQKNLNPQSDTHPAHHDVAVLITRKDICAGMNQPCETLGLSHLSGMCQPHRSCNINEDSGLPVAFTVAHEMGHSFGIHHDGQGNDCELEGRHPFIMSRQLMYDSSPLTWSSCSKEYITRFLDRGWGFCLDDRPSKRDLTTPLARLGVRYTTHHQCQLQYGPNATFCTEVDNVCQILWCSVNGSCRSKLDSPIDGTRCGPEKWCISGECVIVGKLPETVNGGWGQWSTWSYCSRTCGIGVQSAERECNNPKPEFGGKYCTGERKRYRTCNTKPCPNNIPTFREMLCSEFDTVPYHNELYQWIPVANPLNPCELHCRPVSQYFSERMFDTVTDGTPCFMNNKSRNICINGVCKEVGCDYGIDSNAVEDRCGVCLGDGTSCETVYKSFDEEGGFGYVDVGVIPEGARDILIKEVVEAGNFLALRSVGSDEYFLNGNYIIQWNGEYEAGGTTFFYERSGNMENLTAPGPTKQPVMLQLLFQEKNPGIKYEYTIKKTKETENEILEPIYRWRHGAWTDCSTTCGLGEQHQPVRCFEVDVGVVDESMCDPDSRPEDRHRKCKNMDCPARWWVGGWQQCTATCGSDGLRKRTVLCVRTVLGEERVLHPVECKHLLKPKPVVPCNRDVPCGQEWLVGNWEECPVTCGGGVRSRLVTCALAPTKTCDPSTKPRARSLCGLQNCPNSSLRRRFGPASKYRRINITKPHSTKHPGSPSWNPMTTPATAAPTTAITRTNKQITTTISTTISLSTPEIINADDHDFNSMMRKNEGERRKVFPVKSKSAEKDGEADEKKVDEVEEEEEGSTPNVLLFTPGYDYVVDPMTEEDRIIDLDVFTTASPLKNPVKSTTTVSHSLITPTLQLSPLTVHITRAPTTSAYSTPHTSTETWAKTTHFLSDPHTTSHVNPPWTHRVALTTPMYKYRSVTSKTGYHARKAPSTTASKQSTMTALPQPTLKTNKMKKLAVTPKKTTTATRAKKPTSRDKGSQSKSQKQRSGHHKSSSGSDQSNLMAIEPVDVDVFWVVGNWSECSTTCGIGAVWRTVKCSSQNDEDCANVKRPEPARTCHLQPCATWQSGSWSKCSDDCAVVGRRYRDVQCVDSQTKRPLRPFHCQVVSSRPLSTLICPHKPCMSWSASPWGPCSASCDEGVRERLVYCPEPHRCSNTLRPNSTEPCSLKPCTWWKTGDWEKCSVSCGGGQQQRAVNCVSKKDLAVMPNSLCEKISKPETLRKCNMQECKTNKGPLCKKDTMSSRFCDKLKRLGRCSLRSVQKQCCITCGT; from the exons ATGCCATGTTCGCAGGAGTGCACGGTTCTTTTTCTGCTGCACTTTGTTTTGAGTTTGGCAGCTGGCCACGAAGGGCTCTCGGTCTCTGGCAGTCTCCTCTCCTTCTTTGCAGAACAAG GTCATTTGTCAGAGTCAGAACTGTCCATTGTCCACCCAGTGAAAACCGGCGCAGATGGAGGATTCATCTCCCACTCTTTGTCTCACCACTTTAATGGTGGGAGAATCAGGCGAGACTTGCAGTCCCATTCTCAAGAGAAACAGGTTTACTACAAGGTAATCTTCAAGGGAAAAACCTTAATGTTCAATTTGACTGCAAACAATCACCTGGTTTCAAATGACTACATCGTGGAGAGCAGGAATGGCAGTGCCAACAGGACTGAGCATCGTCTTTCTGATGGAAATTCTTGCCACCTTCTTGGCACCGTGGAAGCGTCTGATGTGCGAGGAACTGCTGCCATCAGCACCTGCAGTGGGCTG AGAGGCTTCTTCGCCTTGGCAGAGGGACACTATTTTATAGAGCCTGTCCAGAAATCTTCTGATGATCCTGCAGGGAGTCGAGAGCCCCACATTATCTATGCAAGAGTTTCTAcacaaagtcaaagaaaaaaacgaAGTCCTGAGTCCAAAAAGACGCCCAATCCCTGTGGAGTTCGAG ATGCTCCAACTGACTCCATCCAGGTGGAGATGGAGAGGGAGGAATGGGAGAGGGAGCATCGGAGAGGGGAGGACCAGGGTCAATCGCGTTCACGGCGCTCAGTCAGTAGAGAGCGTTGGGTGGAGACCATGGTGGTGGCTGACTCCAAACTTATCCAATACCATGGCAGTGATAATGTGGAGTCCTACATCTTCACTATCATGAATATG GTGGCCGGAATCTTTCATGATGCTAGTATTGGGAATGCCATCCACGTCATCTTGGTGCGCCTCATTTTGCTACATGGAGAGGAG AAAGGGTTGAAAATTGTTCACCATGCAGACACCACCTTGGCTAGTTTCTGTGCTTGGCAGAAAAACCTAAACCCCCAGAGTGACACACACCCGGCTCATCATGATGTGGCTGTGCTGATTACCAG GAAAGACATCTGTGCTGGAATGAACCAGCCATGCGAGACTCTGGGTCTGTCTCATCTGTCTGGGATGTGTCAACCCCACCGCAGCTGCAACATCAATGAGGATTCGGGTCTACCTGTTGCCTTTACAGTAGCTCATGAAATGGGCCACAG CTTTGGAATTCATCATGATGGCCAAGGGAACGACTGCGAGCTGGAGGGGAGACATCCGTTTATCATGTCCAGACAGCTGATGTATGACAGCTCGCCTCTCACTTGGTCTTCCTGCTCCAAAGAATACATCACACGTTTCCTTGA TCGTGGTTGGGGTTTCTGTCTGGATGACCGTCCTTCAAAGAGGGACTTAACCACGCCGCTGGCACGCCTCGGTGTACGCTACACCACACATCACCAGTGCCAGCTCCAGTATGGACCAAATGCTACCTTCTGCACTGAGGTTGAT AATGTTTGCCAGATTCTTTGGTGTTCAGTAAATGGTTCCTGCCGCTCTAAGCTGGACTCACCTATAGATGGTACTCGCTGTGGACCAGAAAAG TGGTGTATCTCCGGAGAGTGTGTGATTGTGGGTAAACTCCCAGAGACAGTGAATGGAGGCTGGGGACAGTGGAGTACCTGGTCTTACTGCTCCAGGACCTGTGGTATTGGAGTTCAGTCAGCAGAGAGGGAATGTAACAACCCCAA GCCAGAATTTGGGGGCAAGTACTGTACCGGTGAAAGAAAGCGATACCGGACCTGTAACACAAAGCCCTGTCCAAATAATATACCAACTTTTCGAGAGATGCTGTGCAGTGAGTTTGACACTGTGCCTTACCACAATGAGCTCTACCAGTGGATCCCTGTGGCAAACCCAT TAAATCCCTGTGAGCTTCACTGTCGACCAGTCAGCCAGTATTTTTCTGAGAGGATGTTTGACACCGTGACAGACGGAACACCGTGCTTCATGAACAACAAGTCCAGAAACATCTGCATAAACGGCGTGTGCAAG GAGGTCGGCTGCGACTATGGCATCGACTCAAACGCAGTGGAGGATCGTTGTGGAGTCTGTTTGGGCGACGGCACAAGCTGTGAGACAGTTTATAAGTCATTTGATGAAGAAGGAGGCTTTG GGTACGTGGATGTGGGTGTAATACCTGAGGGGGCACGGGACATCCTGATAAAGGAAGTGGTGGAGGCAGGAAACTTCCTGGCTCTGAGAAGCGTGGGGTCAGACGAGTACTTTCTCAACGGCAACTATATCATCCAGTGGAATGGGGAGTATGAGGCCGGCGGGACGACGTTCTTCTACGAGCGCAGTGGGAACATGGAGAATCTCACCGCTCCTGGACCCACCAAGCAGCCAGTCATGCTTCAG TTGCTATTTCAGGAGAAGAATCCAGGTATAAAGTACGAGTACACCATTAAGAAGAccaaagagacagaaaatgagaTCCTTGAGCCTATTTACAGATGGAGACACGGAGCATGGACAGACTGCAGCACCACCTGCGGCTTAG GTGAGCAACACCAGCCTGTGCGCTGTTTTGAAGTGGATGTGGGCGTAGTGGATGAGTCTATGTGTGACCCAGACAGCCGTCCAGAAGATAGACACAGGAAGTGCAAGAATATGGATTGTCCTGCAAG GTGGTGGGTTGGGGGTTGGCAGCAGTGTACAGCCACCTGTGGCTCAGACGGACTGAGGAAACGAACGGTTCTCTGTGTCCGCACAGTGTTGGGAGAAGAAAGAGTGCTCCACCCTGTGGAATGCAAGCATCTCCTAAAACCAAAGCCTGTGGTGCCGTGCAACAGAGACGTACCCTGTGGACAGGAGTGGCTAGTTGGCAACTGGGAAGAA TGCCCTGTCACATGTGGAGGAGGTGTTCGCTCCCGTCTAGTCACCTGTGCACTGGCACCCACAAAGACCTGTGACCCCTCGACTAAACCTAGGGCCAGATCACTGTGTGGCTTGCAAAACTGCCCAAACTCAAGTCTTCGTAGACGATTTGGGCCTGCATCTAAATACCGCCGCATAAACATCACTAAACCTCACTCCACTAAGCATCCTGGTTCTCCTTCATGGAATCCCATGACCACCCCGGCCACTGCTGCACCTACAACTGCTATCACTAGAACCAACAAGCAAATTACAACTACCATTTCTACCACCATCTCCCTTTCAACTCCTGAAATAATAAATGCAGATGATCATGACTTTAACAGCATGATGAGGAAAAatgagggtgagagaaggaaagttTTCCCAGTTAAATCCAAATCTGCTGAAAAGGATGGGGAAGCAGATGAAAAAAAGGTAGACGAGgtagaggaagaagaggagggtaGCACTCCAAATGTGCTGCTCTTCACCCCAGGATATGATTATGTTGTTGATCCGATGACAGAGGAGGACAGGATTATTGATCTAGATGTTTTTACCACAGCTTCACCACTGAAAAATCCTGTTAAATCAACCACAACAGTATCACACTCACTCATCACACCCACTCTCCAATTAAGTCCACTCACTGTGCACATAACCAGGGCGCCAACCACATCTGCATACTCCACCCCACACACCAGTACTGAAACGTGGGCGAAAACCACTCACTTTTTATCTGACCCCCACACCACCTCACATGTTAATCCCCCCTGGACACACCGGGTCGCGCTGACCACTCCCATGTACAAGTACCGCTCAGTCACATCAAAAACTGGTTATCACGCAAGGAAAGCGCCTTCTACAACAGCAAGCAAACAATCCACCATGACAGCATTACCACAGCCCACATTAAAGACGAATAAAATGAAGAAGCTTGCTGTGACACCCAAAAAAACCACCACTGCCACTCGTGCTAAAAAGCCTACATCCAGGGACAAAGGTAGTCAGTCTAAGAGCCAAAAGCAGCGATCGGGACATCATAAGAGCAGCTCAGGAAGTGACCAAAGCAACTTGATGGCCATAGAGCCTGTCGATGTGGATGTATTCTGGGTTGTAGGAAACTGGAGTGAG TGTTCAACAACATGCGGGATCGGAGCAGTGTGGAGGACAGTCAAGTGCAGCTCCCAGAACGACGAGGACTGTGCCAACGTGAAGAGACCTGAGCCTGCTCGTACCTGTCACCTGCAGCCCTGCGCCACCTGGCAAAGTGGCAGCTGGAGCAAG TGTTCGGATGATTGCGCGGTGGTGGGAAGGAGGTACCGTGATGTCCAATGTGTTGATTCCCAGACTAAACGTCCTCTCAGACCCTTCCATTGTCAAGTAGTGTCCAGCAGACCCCTTAGCACCTTGATTTGCCCCCACAAGCCCTGTATGAGCTGGAGTGCATCACCATGGGGACCG TGTTCTGCCAGCTGTGATGAAGGTGTCAGAGAGCGCCTGGTGTATTGCCCTGAGCCTCATCGCTGTAGCAACACACTCAGGCCAAACAGTACTGAGCCGTGCAGTTTAAAACCGTGTACTTGGTGGAAGACTGGGGACTGGGAAAAG TGCTCTGTGAGttgtggtggaggccagcaacAGCGTGCTGTCAACTGTGTAAGCAAAAAGGATTTGGCTGTAATGCCAAACAGCCTCTGTGAGAAGATTTCCAAACCAGAAACACTCAGGAAGTGCAATATGCAGGAATGCAAGACAAACAAAG GTCCACTTTGCAAGAAAGACACCATGTCCTCTCGCTTCTGTGACAAGCTGAAGCGATTGGGTCGCTGCTCTCTCAGGTCGGTCCAGAAACAGTGTTGTATCACCTGTGGGACATAG
- the fgf10b gene encoding fibroblast growth factor 10b, producing the protein MIRWTAGGSKAASASSCSRAGLGARSGSGATFRLRSSALLITPSFPVLVTLLVFLLSLHEAACHQFHRDTDRVSSPRTLRAPVNISEAELISRARANGGPVGRTGGAQGRHVRSYNHLLGDIRRRKLFSFQRFFLRIDKNGKVNGTKIKDDPFSILEITSVDVGVVAIKGLNSNYYLAISEKGELYGAREFGVDCNLKERIEENGYNTYASAKWKHGKRQMFVGLNGQGKPMRGKKTRRKNTATHFLPTVV; encoded by the exons ATGATCAGATGGACTGCTGGAGGGAGTAAGGCTGCCTCTGCCTCGTCCTGCTCCAGGGCTGGGTTAGGGGCTCGTTCAGGCTCTGGGGCCACCTTCAGACTACGGTCATCAGCACTGCTTATCACCCCGTCTTTTCCTGTACTAGTCACCCTGTTGGTTTTTTTATTATCCCTGCATGAGGCTGCCTGCCATCAGTTCCACCGTGACACAGATAGGGTCTCCAGCCCACGGACTCTCAGAGCTCCAGTGAACATTTCTGAAGCTGAGCTGATCTCTAGAGCCAGAGCCAATGGGGGCCCTGTGGGTCGGACTGGTGGAGCACAGGGGAGGCATGTGCGCAGTTACAATCATCTACTAGGGGACATACGAAGGAGAAAGCTGTTCTCTTTCCAGAGGTTTTTCCTGAGGATCGATAAGAATGGAAAAGTCAATGGAACCAAAATCAAGGACGACCCCTTCA GTATTCTGGAAATCACATCAGTGGACGTGGGAGTGGTGGCCATCAAAGGGCTAAACAGCAACTACTATCTGGCTATCAGCGAGAAAGGAGAGCTGTACGGAGCG AGAGAGTTTGGTGTCGACTGCAACCTGAAGGAGCGGATTGAGGAGAACGGCTACAACACGTACGCATCAGCCAAGTGGAAGCATGGGAAGCGGCAGATGTTTGTGGGTCTGAACGGCCAGGGGAAGCCGATGAGAGGAAAGAAAACCCGAAGGAAGAACACAGCCACACATTTTCTTCCAACTGTTGTGTGA